A window of Amblyraja radiata isolate CabotCenter1 chromosome 25, sAmbRad1.1.pri, whole genome shotgun sequence contains these coding sequences:
- the LOC116987539 gene encoding phospholipase A2-like: MTSRSLVQFRGVIKCTIPDSTPLQTFNDYGCYCGYGGSGTPMDELDRCCQIHDNCYTEATEVTKCWPVFDSPYFEIYTYTCSSNSVTCSSKNDECEMFICECDRKAAICFTKAKYNPDFKGMDQSLCH, encoded by the exons ATGACCTCCAGGAGCCTCGTGCAGTTCCGTGGGGTGATTAAATGCACCATTCCCGACAGCACACCACTGCAGACATTCAACGACTACGGCTGTTACTGTGGATACGGTGGCTCCGGGACTCCGATGGATGAGCTGGACAG GTGCTGTCAGATTCACGACAATTGTTACACGGAAGCCACAGAGGTGACGAAGTGCTGGCCAGTCTTTGACAGCCCTTACTTCGAGATCTACACCTACACCTGCTCCAGTAACTCAGTCACCTGCAGCA GTAAAAATGACGAGTGTGAGATGTTTATCTGTGAGTGCGATCGCAAGGCAGCCATTTGCTTCACCAAAGCAAAGTACAATCCTGACTTCAAGGGCATGGACCAGTCGCTGTGTCACTAG